One region of Streptomyces rishiriensis genomic DNA includes:
- a CDS encoding zinc-dependent alcohol dehydrogenase, with protein MKALCWEGVNKLAVEDVPDPVLHNDQDVIVRLIAGTTCGSDLHLIGGYIPFMRSGDVIGHEFLGEVVEVGAGVRRHAVGDRVVVCSFVGCGRCWYCANDLWSLCDNTNTNPGIGQALFGADTGGIFGYSHAMGGLRGSHAEYVRVPFADYGAFPVPEGIDDTSALFVSDSVPTGWMGADLAGVKAGDVVAVWGCGAVGQMAARAAMLLGAERVISIDRIPERLEMTERYIGSEVIDYSATDVGAELRERTGGRGPDVCIEAVGMEAHSDTLVHAYDQVKQQLRLQTDRPTAVREAIHACRKGGTVFVLGVFAGAVDKFPLGAVINKGLTVRGAQQHGQRYIPMLLDRMASGDLSTSHLATHSVPLDEAPRAYEMFKKKDDGCVRAVIRPNG; from the coding sequence GTGAAGGCTTTGTGCTGGGAAGGCGTCAACAAGCTCGCTGTCGAGGACGTGCCGGACCCCGTCCTGCACAACGACCAGGACGTGATCGTACGGCTGATCGCGGGTACCACCTGCGGCTCGGATCTTCATCTCATCGGCGGCTACATCCCGTTCATGCGCTCCGGGGACGTGATCGGACACGAGTTCCTCGGCGAAGTCGTGGAGGTGGGCGCCGGTGTGCGCCGGCACGCGGTGGGCGACCGGGTGGTGGTCTGCTCCTTCGTCGGCTGCGGCCGCTGCTGGTACTGCGCCAACGACCTGTGGTCGCTGTGCGACAACACCAACACCAATCCCGGCATCGGACAGGCGCTCTTCGGGGCCGACACCGGCGGGATCTTCGGCTATTCCCACGCCATGGGAGGCCTGCGCGGCAGCCACGCCGAGTACGTGCGCGTGCCCTTCGCGGACTACGGCGCCTTCCCCGTCCCCGAGGGCATCGACGACACGAGCGCCCTGTTCGTGTCGGACTCGGTACCCACGGGTTGGATGGGCGCCGACCTGGCGGGCGTGAAGGCCGGTGACGTGGTCGCCGTGTGGGGCTGCGGGGCCGTCGGTCAGATGGCGGCCCGCGCCGCCATGCTGCTGGGCGCGGAGCGGGTGATCTCCATCGACCGGATCCCCGAGAGGCTGGAGATGACCGAGCGGTACATCGGCAGCGAGGTCATCGACTACTCGGCCACCGACGTCGGGGCGGAGCTGCGCGAGCGTACCGGCGGCCGCGGCCCGGACGTCTGTATCGAGGCGGTCGGCATGGAGGCGCACAGCGACACCCTGGTGCACGCCTACGACCAGGTGAAGCAGCAGCTGCGGCTCCAGACGGACCGCCCCACCGCAGTGCGGGAGGCCATCCATGCCTGCCGCAAGGGCGGCACGGTCTTCGTCCTCGGCGTCTTCGCGGGCGCCGTCGACAAGTTCCCCCTCGGAGCGGTGATCAACAAAGGCCTGACCGTGCGCGGCGCCCAGCAGCACGGCCAGCGCTACATCCCCATGCTGCTCGACCGGATGGCGTCCGGGGACCTGAGCACCTCCCATCTGGCGACCCACAGTGTGCCGCTGGACGAGGCGCCGCGGGCCTACGAGATGTTCAAGAAGAAGGACGACGGCTGTGTGCGCGCCGTGATCCGCCCGAACGGCTGA
- a CDS encoding VOC family protein, with translation MAVRRVVPNVQSEAVRESREFYGLLGFEEVMNHGWIMTLASPSNPAAQLSFMSSDKTAPVTPDMSVEVDDVDAAYALMRESGAEIVHPLQDEEWGVRRFFVRDPNGRVVNVLSHR, from the coding sequence ATGGCCGTTCGCCGTGTCGTACCCAATGTCCAGTCGGAGGCGGTGCGGGAGAGCCGGGAGTTCTACGGCCTCCTCGGCTTCGAGGAGGTCATGAATCACGGCTGGATCATGACGCTCGCTTCCCCGTCGAACCCGGCGGCACAGCTCAGCTTCATGTCCAGCGACAAGACCGCGCCGGTCACGCCCGACATGAGTGTCGAGGTGGACGATGTGGACGCCGCCTATGCGCTCATGCGGGAGAGCGGTGCGGAGATCGTGCACCCGTTGCAGGACGAGGAGTGGGGAGTGCGCCGATTCTTCGTCCGTGACCCCAACGGCCGGGTGGTGAACGTGCTGAGCCACCGGTGA
- a CDS encoding phage holin family protein, which translates to MGELLSVVTSDVQTLFRQEVELAKVEVRQEATKAGKAAGMYGGAGFAGYMVLLFLSLAAVFGLANVIDAGWAALIVAAVWAVVAAVLYQRGKTQMRTVAPKPEHTVETMKENAQWARHPTG; encoded by the coding sequence GTGGGCGAGCTGCTGTCCGTCGTCACCTCGGACGTCCAGACGCTGTTCCGTCAGGAGGTCGAACTGGCCAAAGTCGAGGTCAGACAGGAGGCGACCAAGGCGGGCAAGGCTGCCGGCATGTACGGCGGCGCCGGGTTCGCCGGCTACATGGTTCTCCTGTTCCTGTCGCTGGCCGCCGTCTTCGGACTCGCCAACGTGATCGACGCGGGTTGGGCCGCGCTGATCGTCGCCGCCGTGTGGGCTGTGGTCGCAGCCGTCCTGTATCAGCGAGGAAAGACCCAGATGCGCACGGTGGCACCCAAGCCGGAGCACACAGTCGAGACGATGAAGGAGAATGCGCAATGGGCACGTCACCCGACCGGATGA
- a CDS encoding SDR family oxidoreductase, with the protein MRVALTGATGFLGLRLVRELLERYDSLTVLTHAGSRSALRRITRFMELTNTPGEVIAELPNRLRVVETDLAQPRLGLSTALFRQLADELDVIWHSAGNINLDDDLEALRRVNVDGTRNVLELAAVGVRKPMVFHVSTAFVAGARPEGVIYEDELDGAHGFENGYERSKYEAEVLVHEWSRAHGRPVGIMRPGILVTDLSPDAELPQHPLQFISRIVQASARGDGLALAGRGVAEEDRPVVRMTGRHDGHLNLMPVEHAAAVMVRLASGAPSGRVDTYQVVHDHEVATTVLVALLERLVPVRVRLVEKKPDDPTSLEATADLYPGFTPYLSHRRRFDDTRVRTRLGPVSSGIRVDLDYLTTGLSTKQSTQSTSAAGVR; encoded by the coding sequence GTGCGAGTCGCTCTTACCGGCGCTACCGGGTTCCTCGGACTGCGCCTTGTTCGAGAGTTGCTCGAGCGCTACGACTCGCTGACGGTTCTCACGCATGCCGGGTCGAGAAGCGCGCTCAGGCGGATCACGCGATTCATGGAACTGACGAACACGCCCGGCGAGGTGATCGCGGAGCTGCCCAACCGGCTTCGTGTCGTGGAGACCGATCTGGCACAGCCGCGGCTGGGACTGTCGACCGCGCTCTTCCGGCAACTGGCGGACGAACTCGATGTGATCTGGCACAGTGCGGGCAACATCAATCTGGACGACGATCTCGAGGCTCTTCGCCGGGTCAACGTCGATGGAACCCGTAACGTGCTGGAGCTGGCTGCCGTAGGCGTGCGAAAGCCGATGGTCTTCCACGTGAGCACCGCCTTTGTCGCCGGTGCACGGCCTGAAGGCGTCATCTACGAAGACGAGTTGGACGGCGCGCACGGCTTCGAGAACGGCTACGAGCGGTCCAAGTACGAAGCCGAAGTGCTGGTGCACGAATGGTCGCGGGCCCACGGGCGGCCGGTTGGGATCATGCGGCCCGGCATCCTGGTCACGGACCTCTCACCGGACGCCGAACTTCCCCAGCATCCGCTCCAGTTCATCTCCCGGATCGTGCAGGCTTCTGCGCGCGGTGACGGTCTCGCTCTCGCCGGGAGGGGCGTTGCCGAGGAGGACCGGCCGGTCGTACGGATGACAGGACGCCACGACGGGCACCTGAACCTGATGCCGGTGGAACACGCGGCCGCCGTCATGGTCCGGTTGGCGAGCGGGGCGCCCTCCGGGCGGGTCGACACCTATCAGGTCGTCCACGATCACGAGGTCGCCACGACAGTGCTCGTCGCGCTGTTGGAGCGGCTGGTGCCGGTGAGAGTGCGGCTCGTCGAGAAGAAGCCGGACGATCCGACCTCACTGGAGGCCACCGCGGATCTGTACCCGGGATTCACGCCGTACCTCAGCCATCGCCGTCGTTTCGACGACACCCGGGTTCGGACCCGGCTGGGCCCGGTCTCGTCCGGGATCCGCGTCGATCTGGACTACCTGACCACCGGTCTGAGCACCAAGCAGTCCACGCAGTCCACGTCCGCCGCCGGAGTGCGTTGA
- a CDS encoding PfaD family polyunsaturated fatty acid/polyketide biosynthesis protein produces MSVLACSDEAVTASPVFDPEQIAACVRRVREHAHIVAGPTGRELGLVMGPRPGGDIVGTLPPLYPEWLGGRTFCEAHGVRFPYVAGEMANGIATTRMVMAMARAEMLGFFGAGGLGLPEVERAVRELAGELAGMPNWGVNLIHSPNEPEGEYRVAKLLLRHGVPCVSASAYMALTPAVVLCSAAGLRRGPDGQIVRRTRLFAKVSRPEVAERFLSPAPPDLLRQLVERGELSAEEAALAARVPVAEDITVESDSGGHTDNRPLGVLLPRILNLREELVRRFGYTRAVRVGAAGGLGTPDGVAAAFALGAAYVVTGSVNQVAVEAGISDDAKAMLAEADIADVVMAPAADMFELGVKLQVLRRGSMFAQRAGQLYEAYRAHSSLEELPLGVRAKIEREVLRAPIEEVWDLTRRFWEQRGPAEIARAERDPKHRMALVFRWYLGNSSRWAITGETARRGDYQVWCGPAMGAFNQWTAGSVLAERGNRSVVQIALNLLEGAAVSTRAHQLRTYGVPVPPAAFVFTPCLFA; encoded by the coding sequence TTGTCCGTACTGGCATGTTCTGACGAAGCCGTCACTGCCTCGCCGGTGTTTGATCCGGAGCAGATCGCGGCCTGTGTTCGCCGGGTTCGGGAACACGCGCACATCGTCGCCGGCCCCACAGGTCGGGAGCTGGGTCTGGTGATGGGGCCCCGGCCCGGGGGCGACATCGTCGGCACACTGCCGCCGCTCTATCCGGAGTGGCTGGGCGGGCGAACCTTCTGCGAGGCGCACGGAGTCCGCTTCCCCTACGTGGCGGGGGAGATGGCGAACGGCATCGCCACGACGCGGATGGTGATGGCGATGGCCCGCGCCGAGATGCTCGGCTTCTTCGGAGCAGGCGGTCTCGGCCTGCCTGAAGTCGAGCGAGCAGTGCGGGAGCTGGCCGGAGAACTGGCCGGTATGCCGAACTGGGGCGTGAACCTGATCCATTCCCCGAACGAACCCGAAGGGGAGTACCGGGTCGCCAAGCTGCTTCTGCGGCACGGTGTTCCCTGCGTCTCGGCGTCGGCGTACATGGCGCTCACCCCGGCCGTGGTGCTGTGCTCGGCCGCAGGGCTGCGCCGGGGCCCGGACGGGCAGATCGTGCGGCGTACGCGCCTCTTCGCCAAGGTGTCGCGCCCGGAGGTCGCCGAACGCTTCCTCTCACCGGCTCCTCCAGACCTGTTGCGACAACTCGTGGAGCGGGGGGAACTCAGCGCGGAGGAAGCCGCCCTCGCGGCGCGGGTTCCTGTGGCGGAGGACATCACCGTGGAGTCCGACAGCGGTGGACACACCGACAACCGGCCACTCGGTGTCCTGCTGCCACGAATCCTGAACCTGCGGGAGGAACTCGTCCGGCGTTTCGGGTACACGCGGGCGGTCAGGGTCGGCGCAGCCGGCGGACTGGGCACACCGGACGGGGTCGCTGCCGCGTTCGCACTCGGAGCGGCCTATGTGGTGACGGGGTCCGTCAACCAGGTCGCCGTGGAAGCCGGCATCTCGGACGACGCGAAGGCGATGCTGGCCGAAGCCGACATCGCCGATGTGGTCATGGCCCCCGCCGCCGACATGTTCGAACTGGGCGTCAAGCTGCAAGTCCTGCGCCGGGGCAGCATGTTCGCCCAGAGGGCCGGTCAGCTCTACGAGGCGTACCGGGCTCACTCGTCGCTGGAGGAGCTGCCGCTGGGGGTGCGCGCGAAGATCGAACGGGAAGTGCTCCGAGCGCCGATCGAGGAAGTCTGGGACCTGACGCGGCGATTCTGGGAGCAACGCGGCCCGGCGGAGATCGCTCGCGCGGAACGGGATCCCAAGCACCGTATGGCACTGGTCTTCCGCTGGTACCTAGGCAACTCCAGCCGTTGGGCGATCACCGGGGAGACAGCCCGGCGCGGCGACTACCAGGTCTGGTGCGGCCCGGCGATGGGGGCGTTCAACCAGTGGACCGCCGGAAGTGTCCTGGCGGAACGGGGCAACCGATCGGTAGTGCAGATCGCCCTCAACCTGCTCGAAGGGGCGGCCGTGAGCACCCGCGCGCACCAGCTCCGCACGTACGGCGTGCCGGTGCCTCCGGCGGCGTTCGTCTTCACACCGTGTCTCTTCGCCTGA
- a CDS encoding YcxB family protein, producing the protein MDDIRRTTISFSGLLTREEFDEALTATGLFRRLRWLIVVAAVLLAALSLTPSVHGGPINVGLLMLALVYGALGVSLPPLLAGRMFRADQATGEKQAVVDEAGFVVSRGSEELLRMPWRTMHRSYETERVYVVTGRLGWKANLFIVPKRLLTRTGETELMGVLREAPFRRSNGRRTQGR; encoded by the coding sequence GTGGACGACATACGGCGGACGACCATCAGCTTCAGCGGACTCCTGACGCGGGAGGAGTTCGACGAAGCCCTGACAGCGACCGGGTTGTTCCGGCGCCTGCGGTGGCTCATCGTCGTGGCCGCGGTGCTGCTGGCGGCACTGAGCCTGACGCCCTCCGTTCACGGCGGTCCGATCAACGTCGGTCTGCTGATGCTCGCACTGGTCTACGGCGCGCTCGGCGTGTCGCTGCCCCCGCTGCTCGCCGGCCGCATGTTCCGTGCCGACCAGGCGACAGGGGAGAAGCAGGCAGTCGTCGACGAGGCCGGCTTCGTCGTCTCCCGTGGCTCCGAGGAACTTCTGCGGATGCCGTGGCGCACCATGCACCGCTCCTACGAGACGGAGCGGGTCTACGTCGTGACCGGCCGCCTCGGCTGGAAGGCCAACCTGTTCATCGTGCCCAAGCGGCTGCTCACCAGGACCGGCGAGACCGAGCTGATGGGCGTCCTGCGGGAGGCCCCGTTCCGCCGCTCCAACGGCCGACGAACACAAGGCCGTTAG